A single genomic interval of Rhododendron vialii isolate Sample 1 chromosome 3a, ASM3025357v1 harbors:
- the LOC131320179 gene encoding uncharacterized protein LOC131320179 isoform X2 codes for MTRDFFRSLYTSLQPKPNMTTKHEDFYAPLPPNPPTHQNYVVLPLYPFQTRNNRSLRRCLALSAAALLLLSAAALLLYPSDPTLTLSRLRLNKIQVLTSPRLSLSVSLSLTLRVFNRDFFSFRYSSLVVSVGYRGRELGFVTSDGGEIRARGSSYVNATLVLDGLEVVHDVVYLVEDLARGLIPFDTDSVVKGTVGIFFVDVPIKARVSCEVYVSTKNQTVTHQDCYPE; via the exons ATGACTCGAGACTTTTTTAGGTCTCTGTACACATCTCTCCAACCAAAACCGAACATGACGACAAAGCACGAAGACTTCTACGCGCCCCTGCCCCCAAACCCCCCCACCCACCAAAACTACGTCGTCTTACCCCTCTACCCCTTTCAGACCCGCAACAACCGCTCCCTCCGCCGCTGCCTCGCCCTCTCCGCCGccgccctcctcctcctctccgcCGCCGCCCTCCTCCTCTACCCCTCCGACCCGACCCTCACCCTCTCCCGCCTCCGCCTCAACAAAATCCAAGTCCTCACCTCccctcggctctctctctccgtctctctctctctgaccctACGAGTCTTCAACCGCGACTTCTTCTCTTTCCGATACTCGTCCCTCGTCGTGTCCGTCGGGTACCGCGGGCGAGAGCTGGGGTTCGTGACGTCGGATGGCGGGGAGATTAGGGCTAGGGGATCCTCGTATGTTAATGCTACGCTTGTGCTTGACGGATTGGAAGTGGTTCATGATGTGGTTTATTTGGTTGAGGATTTGGCCAGGGGCTTGATTCCTTTTGATACGGATTCGGTGGTCAAGGGAACGGTTGGGATCTTCTTCGTTGATGTTCCAATCAAG GCAAGAGTATCTTGTGAAGTATATGTAAGTACAAAAAACCAGACAGTTACCCATCAAGATTGCTACCCAGAG TAG
- the LOC131320179 gene encoding uncharacterized protein LOC131320179 isoform X1 — translation MTTKHEDFYAPLPPNPPTHQNYVVLPLYPFQTRNNRSLRRCLALSAAALLLLSAAALLLYPSDPTLTLSRLRLNKIQVLTSPRLSLSVSLSLTLRVFNRDFFSFRYSSLVVSVGYRGRELGFVTSDGGEIRARGSSYVNATLVLDGLEVVHDVVYLVEDLARGLIPFDTDSVVKGTVGIFFVDVPIKARVSCEVYVSTKNQTVTHQDCYPEVTLQISRQSKSMGYSGRT, via the exons ATGACGACAAAGCACGAAGACTTCTACGCGCCCCTGCCCCCAAACCCCCCCACCCACCAAAACTACGTCGTCTTACCCCTCTACCCCTTTCAGACCCGCAACAACCGCTCCCTCCGCCGCTGCCTCGCCCTCTCCGCCGccgccctcctcctcctctccgcCGCCGCCCTCCTCCTCTACCCCTCCGACCCGACCCTCACCCTCTCCCGCCTCCGCCTCAACAAAATCCAAGTCCTCACCTCccctcggctctctctctccgtctctctctctctgaccctACGAGTCTTCAACCGCGACTTCTTCTCTTTCCGATACTCGTCCCTCGTCGTGTCCGTCGGGTACCGCGGGCGAGAGCTGGGGTTCGTGACGTCGGATGGCGGGGAGATTAGGGCTAGGGGATCCTCGTATGTTAATGCTACGCTTGTGCTTGACGGATTGGAAGTGGTTCATGATGTGGTTTATTTGGTTGAGGATTTGGCCAGGGGCTTGATTCCTTTTGATACGGATTCGGTGGTCAAGGGAACGGTTGGGATCTTCTTCGTTGATGTTCCAATCAAG GCAAGAGTATCTTGTGAAGTATATGTAAGTACAAAAAACCAGACAGTTACCCATCAAGATTGCTACCCAGAGGTGA